Proteins encoded by one window of Candidatus Aegiribacteria sp.:
- the folD gene encoding bifunctional methylenetetrahydrofolate dehydrogenase/methenyltetrahydrofolate cyclohydrolase FolD translates to MILSGKAFAKTVRKNLAEEISQIDGRPPGLAVIIVGDNPASQVYVSMKKKACEKAGLISRIVHLDEAVTQNELLREIENLNQDSSIDGILCQLPLPEHISDEKVASSILSSKDVDGFHPVNVGRLWRGEDGLFPCTPVGIIALLKHSEIQIDGVNAVIVGRSNIVGKPMAALLLREHATVTIAHSHTPDLPGLCRQADILIAAVGKPHFINSEFVKPGSTLIDVGITRTSEGLRGDVDFEQVKDICGAITPVPGGVGPLTIAFLLSNTVKAWKRNR, encoded by the coding sequence ATGATTCTTTCCGGAAAGGCATTTGCGAAAACGGTACGGAAAAATCTGGCTGAAGAGATATCACAGATTGACGGTCGGCCTCCAGGGCTGGCCGTCATTATCGTTGGAGATAATCCTGCAAGCCAGGTATACGTCTCCATGAAGAAAAAAGCATGCGAGAAAGCCGGACTCATCAGCAGGATTGTCCATCTGGATGAAGCAGTTACCCAGAACGAGCTTTTACGTGAAATTGAAAACCTTAATCAGGATTCATCCATCGATGGAATTCTCTGTCAGCTTCCTCTTCCGGAACACATCTCGGATGAAAAGGTTGCTTCGTCAATTCTCTCATCTAAAGATGTGGATGGATTTCATCCGGTAAATGTTGGAAGACTCTGGCGCGGAGAAGATGGACTCTTCCCCTGCACTCCTGTTGGAATAATTGCTCTTCTGAAACACAGTGAAATTCAGATTGACGGAGTCAATGCCGTTATCGTGGGCAGAAGCAATATTGTAGGAAAGCCTATGGCAGCTCTTCTGCTTCGCGAGCACGCAACCGTTACTATCGCGCATTCGCATACTCCGGACCTGCCAGGTCTGTGCAGACAGGCCGATATTCTGATCGCAGCTGTTGGAAAACCACACTTCATAAACTCTGAATTTGTCAAACCTGGATCCACACTTATCGATGTGGGGATCACCCGTACATCTGAAGGACTCCGGGGAGATGTTGATTTTGAACAGGTGAAGGATATCTGCGGAGCCATAACGCCTGTTCCAGGCGGTGTTGGTCCACTGACAATCGCATTTTTGCTTTCAAACACAGTTAAGGCCTGGAAACGCAACAGATAG
- the rplU gene encoding 50S ribosomal protein L21 translates to MYAIIETGGLQFRVEPGMKLNVPKINSEEGSTVKLDKVLLLAEDSDIEIGTPVVKDASVEANVLEHGRGGKIIVYKRKRRKGYERTQGHRQDYTRIEIKTISKG, encoded by the coding sequence TTGTACGCGATTATAGAGACAGGAGGGCTGCAGTTCAGGGTAGAACCTGGAATGAAGCTGAATGTCCCAAAGATTAATTCTGAAGAAGGAAGTACTGTCAAACTGGATAAAGTTCTTCTGCTTGCGGAGGATTCCGATATTGAAATTGGAACTCCGGTAGTGAAAGATGCGTCTGTTGAAGCGAATGTCCTTGAACATGGAAGAGGCGGGAAGATAATCGTCTACAAGAGAAAAAGGCGAAAAGGTTACGAGAGAACCCAGGGACATCGCCAGGATTACACAAGAATAGAGATCAAGACGATTAGTAAAGGATAA
- a CDS encoding Rne/Rng family ribonuclease — translation MKIDFIINSHPEVTRIAILEDEKLMELIVEGGNERRQVGNVYLGKVNAVLPGMQAAFVDIGMERSAFLHVSDIRTSATDTGKFAKSLASGTPLVTKEVNDSIEKVLRKGQDILVQVTKEPIGTKGARVSTRISIAGRYIVSMPGESVTGVSRKITDRRERGRLRKIVSSVIIPGYGIIARTAGISHDEKAFRSDMSRIIDRWREVGQLALKSKAPALLHQEHDVITMTMRDLVTSDTNSIVTDSKQVARDARKYLKTFANSMMGKVKYYRGKNPIYDHFNIEQEITGIMAREVPLKSGGSLVIEHTEALVAIDVNTKRYVGRKKQENTILKTNMEAAREVARQLRLRDLGGIIVIDFIDMDIAEHRDKVLNTLRSELGRDRSPTKTCQVSSLGLVEMTRKRVRPSVFQSLSEPCSNCGGTGRVLSIVSTATQLERFIERASMKKKHKNLVISVHPDIAAYLHENDGKRMDHIASISQLGIEFREDNQIRVDEFRVYSIDMHEEITELYGHSEKS, via the coding sequence TTGAAAATTGATTTCATAATTAACTCTCATCCCGAAGTTACGAGAATTGCAATTCTTGAGGATGAGAAACTCATGGAGCTCATAGTTGAAGGTGGTAACGAACGAAGGCAGGTAGGAAATGTCTACCTTGGGAAGGTTAACGCTGTCCTTCCCGGCATGCAGGCGGCTTTCGTCGATATAGGAATGGAACGAAGCGCTTTCCTTCATGTCAGTGATATTAGAACAAGCGCAACCGACACCGGGAAATTTGCGAAATCCCTTGCAAGCGGTACTCCTCTGGTTACGAAAGAAGTGAATGATTCCATTGAGAAGGTTCTCAGGAAAGGGCAGGATATCCTTGTTCAGGTAACCAAAGAACCTATAGGAACAAAGGGAGCCAGAGTCAGCACCAGGATTTCCATAGCCGGAAGATACATAGTAAGCATGCCTGGTGAATCTGTCACAGGAGTATCCAGAAAAATCACTGACAGACGTGAAAGAGGGCGCCTGAGAAAGATTGTGTCCAGTGTTATAATACCCGGATATGGAATCATCGCAAGAACGGCCGGGATTTCGCATGACGAGAAAGCATTCCGGTCGGATATGAGCAGGATAATTGACCGATGGCGTGAAGTTGGTCAGTTAGCTCTCAAGAGCAAGGCTCCGGCGCTTCTCCACCAGGAACACGATGTTATTACGATGACCATGCGGGATCTTGTCACTTCGGATACGAATTCTATTGTAACTGATTCAAAACAGGTTGCCAGAGATGCCAGAAAATATTTGAAGACATTCGCTAACAGTATGATGGGGAAAGTGAAATACTACCGGGGGAAGAATCCCATCTATGATCATTTCAATATTGAGCAGGAAATAACTGGAATCATGGCTCGTGAAGTTCCGTTGAAAAGCGGGGGATCACTTGTTATTGAACACACTGAAGCACTCGTAGCAATTGATGTGAATACAAAAAGATATGTAGGTAGAAAAAAACAGGAAAACACCATTCTCAAGACAAACATGGAAGCCGCGCGGGAAGTCGCGAGGCAGCTTCGTCTGCGAGATTTAGGTGGAATAATCGTAATTGATTTCATTGATATGGATATAGCAGAACACAGAGATAAAGTACTGAACACCCTCCGAAGTGAATTAGGGAGGGATCGTTCCCCTACGAAAACATGCCAGGTCAGTTCTCTCGGACTCGTTGAAATGACGAGAAAAAGAGTCAGACCCAGTGTCTTCCAGTCACTGTCCGAACCCTGTTCGAATTGCGGTGGTACCGGAAGAGTGTTGTCGATTGTGTCAACTGCAACCCAGCTTGAACGTTTTATTGAACGGGCATCGATGAAGAAGAAGCACAAGAACCTGGTAATCTCAGTACACCCTGACATTGCAGCCTATCTTCACGAGAATGATGGGAAGAGGATGGATCATATAGCGTCCATTTCTCAGCTGGGTATTGAGTTTCGAGAGGATAATCAAATACGGGTGGATGAATTCAGGGTCTACTCAATTGACATGCATGAAGAAATCACTGAACTCTACGGGCATTCAGAGAAATCCTAA
- a CDS encoding TIGR03936 family radical SAM-associated protein codes for MSSYVHPYEKFLPEIRRPQQYTGGEWNLECSLKDKPRVTLVYPDIYELGMSNFGLVILRHMLVKSGKFDVRRAFSPAPDMDELLDREGLDWADLENGDPVRNSRVVGFGIPSEALYTNVLHLIRRMGVSLRSSGREENSPVILFGGGGIANPLPLAPFADVVFLGEIEEKAVELFEILSGSESRSFRLERASSIPGVFIPCIGKKPVELQRISDLRREWAPVKQLVPLSKVSQDRAVVEIARGCTRGCRFCQASQLNRPVRERPVMEILELMDSIIKCTGWEKAGLLTLSFSDYSRLPELLAGMDAICAKHHASPGRPSLRPDTLSRLEDCTNITGRITMAPEAGSESLRRKMNKPLADEVILKAADTVFRIGAKGIKLYFMVGLPEETLEDVSAIGSIAIEIGRIARKYGRNPRKSVTVALSPFVPKAHTPLQWASQMSDEELSRRIGLVRRICGRKVSISWNSPKVASVEALLSLGDDGESADMLEKAVLRGARFDAWTDNFRWDIWKELLDEYSELLERVHKGSKPGDRLPWDFISTGVSREYLVSEFEKYFQETTTPDCREQGCTGCGACDGNLPELDEPGAAEPGIAEQSKEPYAVLRIRYSKTGLARFSSHLDLVRMWGRVVRRADLPVSYSDGYVSRPRMHFGSALPLGMESVAEYVDIQLEEKPLEEPRKLLERVLPDGFRIEEIWFIRISDSDPDANTVAAGYVAQSGDMEWTPDIASKIAASLQEMDPVLSAEVKNNCFVELVTVTGSKESRPDLLLNRILDSPARIRRTNVYVTLDDRKLLRSHSKDLEKIFFEN; via the coding sequence TTGAGTTCATACGTTCATCCATACGAAAAATTTCTTCCTGAAATCAGAAGACCTCAGCAATATACCGGCGGGGAATGGAACCTTGAGTGTTCCCTGAAGGATAAGCCAAGGGTGACGCTCGTCTATCCTGATATTTACGAACTCGGGATGTCGAATTTCGGTCTTGTAATACTTCGTCATATGCTTGTCAAAAGCGGGAAGTTCGATGTAAGGCGCGCATTCAGTCCCGCTCCTGATATGGATGAGCTTCTGGACAGAGAAGGGCTTGACTGGGCCGATCTTGAAAACGGGGACCCGGTTCGGAATAGCAGAGTAGTAGGTTTTGGTATTCCTTCTGAAGCGCTTTACACAAATGTTCTTCATCTGATCAGGAGGATGGGAGTTTCTCTCAGAAGCAGTGGAAGAGAAGAGAATTCACCGGTTATACTCTTTGGAGGGGGAGGCATAGCCAACCCTCTGCCGCTGGCGCCTTTTGCCGATGTTGTTTTTCTTGGAGAGATTGAAGAAAAAGCCGTTGAGCTTTTTGAGATTCTTTCAGGCTCCGAATCACGATCCTTCCGTCTTGAAAGAGCAAGCTCCATTCCCGGTGTATTCATTCCGTGTATCGGTAAAAAGCCTGTTGAACTGCAGAGAATCAGCGATCTTCGCAGGGAATGGGCTCCCGTGAAGCAGCTTGTCCCGCTTTCGAAAGTATCTCAGGACCGCGCTGTTGTGGAAATCGCCAGAGGCTGCACCAGGGGATGCAGATTCTGCCAGGCCTCTCAATTGAACCGTCCGGTGAGGGAAAGGCCTGTTATGGAGATACTCGAATTGATGGATTCGATTATAAAGTGTACCGGATGGGAAAAGGCAGGACTGCTTACATTATCATTCTCTGACTATTCAAGACTTCCTGAGCTGCTTGCGGGAATGGATGCAATTTGCGCAAAACACCATGCTTCACCTGGCAGACCGTCTCTAAGACCGGATACCCTCAGCAGACTTGAGGATTGTACTAATATTACCGGAAGAATAACAATGGCTCCTGAGGCCGGAAGTGAATCGCTCAGAAGGAAAATGAACAAACCGCTTGCAGATGAAGTTATTCTGAAGGCTGCCGATACGGTCTTCAGAATAGGAGCCAAAGGAATAAAACTTTACTTTATGGTTGGTCTTCCAGAGGAAACACTGGAAGATGTCAGTGCTATTGGCAGTATCGCAATAGAAATCGGCAGGATAGCCAGGAAATACGGACGCAATCCACGGAAAAGTGTAACAGTAGCGCTGTCTCCATTTGTGCCCAAGGCGCATACTCCGCTGCAGTGGGCCTCTCAAATGTCAGATGAGGAACTATCGAGAAGAATCGGGCTTGTTCGAAGAATTTGCGGGAGGAAGGTATCTATAAGCTGGAACAGCCCGAAAGTCGCCTCTGTGGAAGCGCTGCTTTCACTCGGAGATGACGGAGAATCAGCGGACATGCTCGAGAAAGCCGTACTCAGAGGAGCCAGATTTGATGCCTGGACAGACAATTTCAGATGGGATATCTGGAAAGAACTGCTTGATGAGTACAGCGAACTTCTCGAAAGAGTACACAAGGGGTCAAAGCCTGGAGATCGACTACCCTGGGATTTTATTTCAACCGGGGTTTCGCGTGAATATCTTGTCTCTGAATTTGAGAAATACTTTCAGGAGACAACCACACCTGATTGCAGGGAGCAGGGCTGCACAGGATGCGGAGCATGCGATGGAAATTTACCAGAGCTGGATGAGCCTGGTGCTGCTGAGCCTGGAATTGCTGAACAATCGAAGGAACCTTATGCTGTATTAAGGATACGTTACTCCAAAACCGGTCTTGCCCGGTTCTCGTCCCATCTTGATCTGGTCAGGATGTGGGGCAGAGTTGTAAGACGGGCTGATTTGCCTGTTTCCTATTCAGATGGTTATGTTAGCAGGCCGAGAATGCATTTTGGATCAGCTCTTCCTCTTGGTATGGAGAGCGTTGCCGAGTATGTTGATATACAGCTTGAAGAGAAACCCCTTGAGGAACCTCGCAAGCTTCTTGAACGAGTACTCCCTGATGGATTCAGGATAGAAGAAATATGGTTTATCCGGATCAGTGATTCTGATCCGGATGCGAATACGGTTGCGGCTGGATATGTCGCACAGTCGGGAGATATGGAATGGACTCCTGACATTGCGAGTAAAATCGCTGCCTCTCTGCAGGAAATGGATCCTGTTCTGAGCGCAGAAGTAAAGAATAATTGTTTCGTTGAACTGGTAACAGTAACAGGCAGTAAGGAATCACGTCCGGACTTATTATTGAACCGGATTCTTGATTCTCCTGCTCGAATTCGACGAACGAATGTATACGTGACTCTCGATGACAGAAAATTATTGAGAAGTCATAGTAAAGATCTGGAGAAGATATTTTTTGAAAATTGA
- the purQ gene encoding phosphoribosylformylglycinamidine synthase I, with translation MTNKPLVAVLQFPGSNCEYETASVVRESGMDAAIFRWNQLKELSDSSPDAFILPGGFSFQDRVRAGAVGAKEEIMDLVFNEALSGKPVLGICNGAQILVESGLVPGWENGRIESALAANHISGRSGYLSRWVFLRVKKRALKISPWLRMIGNNPIPVPIAHAEGRFVFAEKDNHRVSECMALTYCDENGVEIADYPVNPNGSFMNLAGIMNKEGNVLAMMPHPERAFWMWQIPPWIPGTWGDRRTSLNHDPAIAASKGPGALFFRSLADYFELISRED, from the coding sequence ATGACAAACAAACCTCTTGTAGCTGTTCTGCAGTTTCCCGGATCGAATTGCGAGTATGAAACCGCTTCGGTTGTGCGGGAATCGGGAATGGATGCCGCGATATTTCGTTGGAATCAGTTGAAGGAGCTTTCGGATTCCAGCCCTGACGCGTTCATTCTGCCAGGCGGATTCTCTTTCCAGGACAGAGTAAGAGCCGGAGCTGTCGGCGCGAAAGAAGAGATCATGGATCTGGTTTTCAACGAAGCACTGTCCGGTAAACCGGTTCTAGGCATCTGCAACGGCGCGCAGATACTTGTTGAGAGCGGTCTTGTACCCGGATGGGAAAATGGAAGAATAGAGTCAGCTCTGGCGGCAAATCATATAAGCGGCCGCAGCGGCTATCTGAGCCGATGGGTGTTCCTCCGCGTGAAAAAAAGAGCATTGAAAATCTCGCCATGGCTTCGAATGATTGGAAACAATCCTATTCCTGTTCCGATCGCGCACGCTGAGGGAAGATTCGTTTTTGCGGAAAAGGATAATCATCGAGTAAGCGAATGCATGGCGCTTACATATTGTGATGAGAACGGAGTTGAAATCGCTGATTATCCTGTAAATCCCAACGGTTCATTCATGAATCTTGCGGGAATTATGAATAAGGAGGGCAATGTTCTTGCCATGATGCCCCACCCTGAAAGAGCGTTCTGGATGTGGCAGATTCCACCGTGGATCCCCGGAACCTGGGGTGACCGCCGAACCTCCCTGAACCATGACCCTGCGATTGCCGCATCGAAAGGACCCGGAGCGCTGTTCTTCAGAAGCCTTGCTGATTATTTCGAGCTCATATCCAGGGAGGATTAA